In the Hordeum vulgare subsp. vulgare chromosome 7H, MorexV3_pseudomolecules_assembly, whole genome shotgun sequence genome, one interval contains:
- the LOC123410542 gene encoding potassium transporter 24-like isoform X1 yields the protein MDAESGGGAARRKVSRPWSAELLLAYQSLGVVYGDVATSPLYVFKSAFAGGDIEHSAGNEEIYGVLSLVFWTLTLIPLLKYVLVVLRADDHGEGGTFALYSLICRRVRAGLLPDGEDLAGRREGGAAPPAPLSAVRAALERHRVLQRMLLLLALLGTCMVIGDGVLTPAVSVFSAVSGLELELDNEQHEYILLPVTCAILVGLFTLQHYGTHRVGFLFAPIVCLWLLCISIIGLYNIIHWNPHVYRALSPYYMYKFLQKTQTGGWMSLGGILLCVTGSEAMYADLGHFSQSSIKIAFTSLVYPALILAYMGQAAYISRHHNFENINHIGFYVSVPEKIRWPVLVIAILAAVVGSQAVITGTFSIIKQCCSLSCFPRVKIVHTSSTVHGQIYIPEINWILMILCLAVTIGFRDTKHLTNAQGLAVITVMLVTTCLMSLVIVLCWNKSILFSLAFLLFFGAIEVLYFSASLVKFREGAWVPVMLSLFFMIMMCVWHYGTIKKYEFDVENKVSISWLLNLGPSLGIVRVRGIGLIHTELMSGIPAIFSHFVTNLPAFHQVLVFLCIKSVPIPHIRPEERFWVGRVGPKQYRLYRVVVRYGYRDVPKDDIEFEKDLVCSIAEFIRCGDSDDQNGFLDGATDHTCERLSSISKGLPFQEEDGSEINGSDSSILSTDKEMYQNTIGPKAKRVRFVLPKDAQIDSEVRSELQELTDAREAGMSFITGRAHMKAKSGSGLVKKIAINYIYEFLRRNSRGSVSAANIPHASTLEVGMVCQV from the exons ATGGACGCGgagagcggcggcggcgcggcgcgcAGGAAGGTGAGTAGG CCGTGGAGCGCGGAGCTGCTGCTGGCGTACCAGAGCCTCGGGGTGGTGTACGGCGACGTGGCGACGTCGCCGCTGTACGTGTTCAAGAGCGCCTTCGCCGGCGGGGACATTGAGCATTCGGCGGGGAACGAGGAGATCTACGGCGTGCTCTCCCTCGTCTTCTGGACGTTGACCCTGATCCCGCTCCTCAAGTACGTCCTCGTCGTGCTCCGCGCCGACGACCACGGCGAGGGCGGCACCTTCGCGCTCTACTCCCTCATATGCCGCCGCGTACGCGCGGGGCTCCTCCCCGACGGCGAGGACCTCGCGGGCCGGCGCGAGGGCGGCGCGGCGCCGCCCGCGCCACTCTCGGCCGTGCGCGCCGCGCTGGAGCGGCACCGGGTCCTGCAGAggatgctgctgctgctcgctCTGCTCGGGACCTGCATGGTCATCGGCGACGGCGTGCTCACCCCTGCCGTCTCTG TGTTCTCCGCGGTTTCCGGGCTGGAGCTGGAGCTGGACAATGAGCAGCACGAAT ATATATTGCTACCGGTGACATGCGCTATATTGGTGGGCTTATTCACCTTGCAACACTATGGGACGCACAGGGTCGGCTTTCTTTTCGCGCCTATCGTTTGCTTGTGGCTTCTCTGCATCAGCATCATAGGGCTCTACAACATCATCCACTGGAATCCCCATGTGTACCGAGCTCTTTCGCCATACTACATGTACAAGTTTCTCCAGAAGACTCAGACAGGTGGCTGGATGTCGCTGGGTGGGATCCTTCTGTGCGTAACTG GTTCTGAAGCTATGTATGCGGACCTTGGACATTTCTCTCAGTCTTCAATCAAG ATAGCTTTCACATCTTTAGTTTACCCAGCTTTGATACTGGCATATATGGGACAAGCGGCATACATTTCAAGACATCACAATTTTGAGAATATTAATCATATTGGATTTTACGTATCAGTCCCAG aaaaaatcagatgGCCTGTTCTGGTGATTGCAATACTCGCAGCCGTTGTTGGGAGTCAAGCAGTTATTACTGGCACATTCTCAATTATCAAACAGTGCTGTTCCTTAAGTTGCTTCCCAAGGGTGAAGATTGTGCATACATCCTCTACAGTACATGGTCAGATATACATACCAGAAATCAATTGgatcttgatgatactatgcctggctGTTACTATAGGCTTCAGAGATACAAAGCACTTGACAAATGCACAAG GTCTGGCAGTCATAACTGTTATGCTGGTCACTACTTGCTTGATGTCACTGGTTATTGTTCTTTGCTGGAATAAGAGCATATTGTTTTCTCTCGCGTTCCTTCTATTCTTTGGTGCAATTGAAGTTCTTTACTTCTCTGCATCCCTTGTGAAATTTCGGGAAGGGGCTTGGGTACCCGTCATGCTTTCCTTATTTTTCATGATAATGATGTGCGTGTGGCATTATGGTACCATAAAGAAGTATGAGTTTGATGTCGAAAACAAGGTCTCTATAAGTTGGCTCTTGAATCTCGGCCCTTCCTTGGGGATTGTTCGGGTCCGAGGTATTGGTCTGATACATACAGAGCTTATGTCTGGGATTCCAGCCATCTTCTCTCACTTTGTCACCAACCTGCCAGCATTTCATCAG GTTCTGGTCTTTCTTTGCATTAAATCAGTGCCTATACCACATATCCGACCGGAGGAGCGTTTTTGGGTTGGCCGCGTTGGCCCAAAACAGTATCGTCTATACAGGGTGGTTGTTCGATATGGATACCGTGATGTGCCGAAGGACGACATAGAGTTTGAGAAGGACCTAGTCTGCAGCATTGCAGAATTCATCCGCTGCGGCGACTCTGACGACCAAAATGGCTTTCTGGACGGTGCCACAGACCATACCTGTGAGAGGCTGTCTTCCATCAGTAAAGGTCTACCATTTCAGGAGGAGGATGGCAGTGAGATCAATGGATCAGATTCATCTATACTATCCACAGACAAGGAGATGTACCAAAACACGATAGGACCGAAGGCGAAGAGGGTGAGGTTTGTGCTCCCGAAGGATGCGCAGATCGACAGCGAGGTCCGCAGTGAGCTGCAGGAGCTGACAGATGCTAGAGAGGCAGGCATGTCCTTCATCACGGGGCGTGCGCACATGAAGGCGAAAAGCGGGTCTGGTCTGGTGAAGAAGATCGCGATAAACTACATTTACGAGTTCCTGAGAAGGAACAGCCGAGGTTCTGTCTCTGCTGCCAACATACCTCATGCTTCGACCCTCGAGGTAGGGATGGTGTGCCAGGTCTGA
- the LOC123410542 gene encoding potassium transporter 24-like isoform X2, producing the protein MDAESGGGAARRKPWSAELLLAYQSLGVVYGDVATSPLYVFKSAFAGGDIEHSAGNEEIYGVLSLVFWTLTLIPLLKYVLVVLRADDHGEGGTFALYSLICRRVRAGLLPDGEDLAGRREGGAAPPAPLSAVRAALERHRVLQRMLLLLALLGTCMVIGDGVLTPAVSVFSAVSGLELELDNEQHEYILLPVTCAILVGLFTLQHYGTHRVGFLFAPIVCLWLLCISIIGLYNIIHWNPHVYRALSPYYMYKFLQKTQTGGWMSLGGILLCVTGSEAMYADLGHFSQSSIKIAFTSLVYPALILAYMGQAAYISRHHNFENINHIGFYVSVPEKIRWPVLVIAILAAVVGSQAVITGTFSIIKQCCSLSCFPRVKIVHTSSTVHGQIYIPEINWILMILCLAVTIGFRDTKHLTNAQGLAVITVMLVTTCLMSLVIVLCWNKSILFSLAFLLFFGAIEVLYFSASLVKFREGAWVPVMLSLFFMIMMCVWHYGTIKKYEFDVENKVSISWLLNLGPSLGIVRVRGIGLIHTELMSGIPAIFSHFVTNLPAFHQVLVFLCIKSVPIPHIRPEERFWVGRVGPKQYRLYRVVVRYGYRDVPKDDIEFEKDLVCSIAEFIRCGDSDDQNGFLDGATDHTCERLSSISKGLPFQEEDGSEINGSDSSILSTDKEMYQNTIGPKAKRVRFVLPKDAQIDSEVRSELQELTDAREAGMSFITGRAHMKAKSGSGLVKKIAINYIYEFLRRNSRGSVSAANIPHASTLEVGMVCQV; encoded by the exons ATGGACGCGgagagcggcggcggcgcggcgcgcAGGAAG CCGTGGAGCGCGGAGCTGCTGCTGGCGTACCAGAGCCTCGGGGTGGTGTACGGCGACGTGGCGACGTCGCCGCTGTACGTGTTCAAGAGCGCCTTCGCCGGCGGGGACATTGAGCATTCGGCGGGGAACGAGGAGATCTACGGCGTGCTCTCCCTCGTCTTCTGGACGTTGACCCTGATCCCGCTCCTCAAGTACGTCCTCGTCGTGCTCCGCGCCGACGACCACGGCGAGGGCGGCACCTTCGCGCTCTACTCCCTCATATGCCGCCGCGTACGCGCGGGGCTCCTCCCCGACGGCGAGGACCTCGCGGGCCGGCGCGAGGGCGGCGCGGCGCCGCCCGCGCCACTCTCGGCCGTGCGCGCCGCGCTGGAGCGGCACCGGGTCCTGCAGAggatgctgctgctgctcgctCTGCTCGGGACCTGCATGGTCATCGGCGACGGCGTGCTCACCCCTGCCGTCTCTG TGTTCTCCGCGGTTTCCGGGCTGGAGCTGGAGCTGGACAATGAGCAGCACGAAT ATATATTGCTACCGGTGACATGCGCTATATTGGTGGGCTTATTCACCTTGCAACACTATGGGACGCACAGGGTCGGCTTTCTTTTCGCGCCTATCGTTTGCTTGTGGCTTCTCTGCATCAGCATCATAGGGCTCTACAACATCATCCACTGGAATCCCCATGTGTACCGAGCTCTTTCGCCATACTACATGTACAAGTTTCTCCAGAAGACTCAGACAGGTGGCTGGATGTCGCTGGGTGGGATCCTTCTGTGCGTAACTG GTTCTGAAGCTATGTATGCGGACCTTGGACATTTCTCTCAGTCTTCAATCAAG ATAGCTTTCACATCTTTAGTTTACCCAGCTTTGATACTGGCATATATGGGACAAGCGGCATACATTTCAAGACATCACAATTTTGAGAATATTAATCATATTGGATTTTACGTATCAGTCCCAG aaaaaatcagatgGCCTGTTCTGGTGATTGCAATACTCGCAGCCGTTGTTGGGAGTCAAGCAGTTATTACTGGCACATTCTCAATTATCAAACAGTGCTGTTCCTTAAGTTGCTTCCCAAGGGTGAAGATTGTGCATACATCCTCTACAGTACATGGTCAGATATACATACCAGAAATCAATTGgatcttgatgatactatgcctggctGTTACTATAGGCTTCAGAGATACAAAGCACTTGACAAATGCACAAG GTCTGGCAGTCATAACTGTTATGCTGGTCACTACTTGCTTGATGTCACTGGTTATTGTTCTTTGCTGGAATAAGAGCATATTGTTTTCTCTCGCGTTCCTTCTATTCTTTGGTGCAATTGAAGTTCTTTACTTCTCTGCATCCCTTGTGAAATTTCGGGAAGGGGCTTGGGTACCCGTCATGCTTTCCTTATTTTTCATGATAATGATGTGCGTGTGGCATTATGGTACCATAAAGAAGTATGAGTTTGATGTCGAAAACAAGGTCTCTATAAGTTGGCTCTTGAATCTCGGCCCTTCCTTGGGGATTGTTCGGGTCCGAGGTATTGGTCTGATACATACAGAGCTTATGTCTGGGATTCCAGCCATCTTCTCTCACTTTGTCACCAACCTGCCAGCATTTCATCAG GTTCTGGTCTTTCTTTGCATTAAATCAGTGCCTATACCACATATCCGACCGGAGGAGCGTTTTTGGGTTGGCCGCGTTGGCCCAAAACAGTATCGTCTATACAGGGTGGTTGTTCGATATGGATACCGTGATGTGCCGAAGGACGACATAGAGTTTGAGAAGGACCTAGTCTGCAGCATTGCAGAATTCATCCGCTGCGGCGACTCTGACGACCAAAATGGCTTTCTGGACGGTGCCACAGACCATACCTGTGAGAGGCTGTCTTCCATCAGTAAAGGTCTACCATTTCAGGAGGAGGATGGCAGTGAGATCAATGGATCAGATTCATCTATACTATCCACAGACAAGGAGATGTACCAAAACACGATAGGACCGAAGGCGAAGAGGGTGAGGTTTGTGCTCCCGAAGGATGCGCAGATCGACAGCGAGGTCCGCAGTGAGCTGCAGGAGCTGACAGATGCTAGAGAGGCAGGCATGTCCTTCATCACGGGGCGTGCGCACATGAAGGCGAAAAGCGGGTCTGGTCTGGTGAAGAAGATCGCGATAAACTACATTTACGAGTTCCTGAGAAGGAACAGCCGAGGTTCTGTCTCTGCTGCCAACATACCTCATGCTTCGACCCTCGAGGTAGGGATGGTGTGCCAGGTCTGA